Proteins encoded in a region of the Metamycoplasma alkalescens genome:
- the mip gene encoding Ig-specific serine endopeptidase MIP, giving the protein MKKNIKFKKMIFLSFGSFLAISPLIILSSCKKNIKEDNLNSNLNNQDNESKKDNNSDGNNSNNFNEHPNDKIQPQINSISNTEIDKYIKLNQDQRFKKDNDKYVDGLKKYLAASANINNWNDLRKNLHATQAQINNFDKLASQNKQDSFVNSAYKGFTIPSYKSNSTEIDGLDILESEESPKQASKIDAFNKNNPYSAIGLARKIVNEKYLEIAKQTYSIRINNLNDYQKEIKQNKFDINYLENNTEEFEKLKEEKLEKLKKDKDILEKEFDQAINKISSDSRKSKIDEKNEALKKYDENIAYYQNLTKDSYLEFLKKQIEEFKEKAKKNKEEKKSILPENGTMWILDYQIEENKKYPTKWYFGTNSHVAKALTENLLSFSISKISNDLRVGSQLRVSSLDDNIITFGFTNSSKEAISKIFDGTDFLKEEFTATNFLSQKSKNKFPNLGSFVDFAVFEIDFSKIKKEDLIVVANDQPLTSKYVNKKDNDFAENLAKEITNDYVNNVKNHVKFKKDSYLKDYKKIDYPIKGKLSDNIEFLYAVGWPSSLGDFYLKPYVDDDQNKRKETSFSLWTNTEYEYYDLNVVNGENAIVDPEKQKKYQRGNFLSYQIGYRSFTNKPGVLDTFIAAPKFGKEFYTINGKQYANMGLAYMPRRWAPIGGASGSSIRNQHNELVAVYYATNTNARVGLSVAFRSEGFDYQGLYGKYNLPQYDLIYGGGKDQRNSYREALKNKKQDIKTNLFKEGVNKENPDYKFDRVLTAKDIKN; this is encoded by the coding sequence CAAATAATTTTAATGAGCATCCAAATGATAAAATTCAACCTCAAATTAATAGTATTAGTAATACTGAAATTGATAAGTACATTAAACTTAATCAAGATCAACGTTTCAAAAAAGATAATGATAAGTATGTAGATGGATTAAAAAAATATTTAGCAGCTTCTGCTAATATTAACAATTGAAATGATTTAAGAAAAAATCTTCATGCAACACAAGCCCAAATTAATAATTTTGATAAGTTAGCCTCCCAAAATAAACAAGATTCTTTTGTTAATTCAGCATATAAAGGTTTTACAATTCCTTCATATAAAAGCAATTCAACTGAGATTGATGGTTTAGATATTTTGGAATCTGAGGAATCACCTAAACAAGCTTCAAAAATTGATGCATTTAACAAAAATAATCCTTATTCTGCGATTGGATTGGCAAGAAAAATTGTTAATGAGAAATACTTGGAAATTGCTAAACAAACATATTCAATTCGAATAAATAATCTGAATGATTATCAAAAAGAAATTAAGCAAAATAAATTTGATATTAATTATTTAGAAAACAATACAGAAGAATTTGAAAAATTAAAAGAAGAGAAACTAGAGAAATTAAAAAAAGATAAAGATATTTTAGAAAAAGAATTTGATCAAGCAATTAATAAAATTTCATCTGATTCAAGAAAATCAAAAATTGATGAAAAAAATGAAGCATTAAAAAAATACGATGAAAATATTGCTTATTATCAAAATTTAACTAAAGATTCCTATCTTGAGTTTTTAAAAAAACAAATTGAAGAATTTAAAGAAAAAGCTAAAAAAAACAAGGAAGAAAAGAAATCAATTCTTCCTGAAAATGGAACAATGTGAATTCTTGATTATCAAATTGAAGAAAATAAAAAATATCCAACAAAATGATATTTCGGAACTAATTCACATGTTGCTAAAGCACTGACAGAAAATTTATTATCATTTTCAATTTCAAAAATTAGTAATGATCTAAGAGTTGGTTCGCAATTAAGAGTTTCAAGTTTGGATGACAATATTATTACTTTTGGTTTCACTAATTCATCAAAAGAAGCAATTTCAAAAATTTTTGATGGAACAGATTTTTTAAAAGAAGAGTTTACTGCAACAAATTTTTTATCACAAAAATCCAAAAATAAATTTCCTAATTTAGGGTCATTTGTTGATTTTGCAGTTTTTGAAATTGATTTTTCAAAAATTAAGAAGGAAGATTTGATTGTAGTAGCAAATGATCAACCATTAACTTCAAAATATGTGAATAAAAAAGATAATGATTTTGCAGAAAATTTAGCAAAAGAAATTACGAATGATTATGTTAATAATGTAAAAAATCATGTTAAATTCAAAAAAGATTCTTATTTAAAAGATTATAAAAAAATTGATTACCCAATTAAGGGGAAATTATCTGATAATATTGAATTTCTTTATGCTGTTGGTTGACCTTCATCGCTTGGGGATTTCTATTTGAAACCATATGTTGATGATGATCAAAATAAACGAAAAGAAACTTCATTTAGTTTATGAACTAATACTGAGTATGAATATTATGATTTAAATGTTGTAAATGGAGAAAATGCAATTGTTGATCCTGAAAAACAAAAAAAATATCAAAGAGGGAATTTTTTATCATACCAAATTGGTTATCGTTCATTTACAAATAAACCAGGTGTATTAGATACTTTTATCGCTGCTCCAAAATTTGGGAAAGAATTTTATACTATCAATGGTAAACAATATGCAAATATGGGTCTTGCTTATATGCCACGTCGTTGAGCCCCAATTGGTGGAGCATCAGGTTCATCAATAAGAAATCAACATAATGAATTAGTTGCAGTTTATTATGCAACAAATACAAATGCTAGAGTTGGATTATCAGTTGCTTTTAGATCAGAAGGATTTGATTATCAAGGACTATATGGTAAATATAATTTACCACAATATGACTTAATTTATGGTGGTGGAAAAGATCAAAGAAATTCATATCGTGAAGCACTAAAAAATAAAAAACAAGACATTAAAACAAACTTATTTAAAGAAGGTGTTAACAAAGAAAATCCTGATTATAAATTTGATCGGGTTTTAACAGCGAAAGATATAAAAAATTAA